The following proteins come from a genomic window of Corallococcus sp. NCRR:
- a CDS encoding MlaD family protein, whose translation MKKLVTPFRVGLLVLAAGGFLITFVLFAKKGGLSDSDSTQVWAYFRDASGLAVRGRVQIAGIPVGEISDISLEGTRAKIWLKIRKGVDLRQDAAVTKRSESLLGDYLLDLNPGTEQAPELENGGQIRRVIDTQGVEAVFESLSQITSDIQQVTGALREVLGGEKGAGSLERIVENLVRLSDSVDATVRRNTDRLDTIMANVEGVSSDVRAITQGNGAEVTRIVTNVERITQDVREVLGTVKNIVGSGEGEFKESVSSLKQTLGRLDNTLANLEDITRKVKDGEGAAGALLTDEQLGQRLSEAVTDVSEFATRLSTLQTEVGLFSSYLVAQGASKNGLTLKLIPKPDKYYLLEIIDDPRGSVSTQVVQTNPPSEGDPVIQTQKVTKESFKVSLQFAKRYYFTTLRVGLIESTGGVGADLHLFDDALTLKMDAFNFTADELRYPRLRAMLKAQAFDHLYVMAGMDDILNARQRDAATRRLIAGRDFFFGAGFFFTDDDLKALIATTGVPTF comes from the coding sequence GTGAAGAAGCTCGTCACGCCCTTCCGTGTTGGCCTGCTGGTCCTCGCCGCCGGAGGATTCCTCATCACGTTCGTGCTGTTCGCCAAGAAGGGCGGGCTGAGCGACAGTGATTCCACCCAGGTGTGGGCCTACTTCCGGGACGCGTCCGGCCTGGCGGTCCGCGGCCGGGTGCAGATCGCCGGTATTCCTGTCGGCGAAATCAGCGACATCAGCCTGGAAGGAACCCGCGCGAAGATCTGGCTGAAGATCCGCAAGGGCGTGGACCTGCGCCAGGACGCCGCGGTCACCAAGCGCTCGGAGTCGCTGCTGGGTGACTACCTGCTGGATTTGAACCCGGGCACGGAGCAGGCGCCGGAGCTGGAGAACGGCGGGCAGATCCGCCGCGTCATCGACACCCAGGGCGTGGAGGCCGTCTTCGAGTCCCTGTCGCAGATCACCTCCGACATCCAGCAGGTGACGGGCGCGCTGCGCGAGGTGCTGGGCGGCGAGAAGGGCGCGGGCAGCCTGGAGCGCATCGTGGAGAACCTGGTCCGCCTGTCGGACTCGGTGGACGCGACGGTGCGCCGCAACACGGACCGCCTGGACACCATCATGGCGAACGTGGAGGGCGTGTCCTCCGACGTGCGCGCCATCACCCAGGGCAACGGCGCGGAGGTGACGCGCATCGTCACCAACGTGGAGCGCATCACCCAGGACGTCCGCGAGGTGCTGGGCACCGTCAAGAACATCGTGGGCAGCGGGGAAGGGGAGTTCAAGGAGAGCGTCTCCAGCCTCAAGCAGACGCTGGGCCGGCTGGACAACACCCTGGCCAACCTGGAGGACATCACCCGCAAGGTGAAGGACGGCGAGGGCGCCGCGGGCGCGCTGCTCACCGACGAGCAGCTGGGCCAGCGCCTCAGCGAGGCCGTCACCGACGTGAGCGAGTTCGCCACCCGCCTGAGCACCCTGCAGACGGAGGTGGGCCTGTTCAGCAGCTACCTCGTGGCCCAGGGCGCGTCGAAGAACGGCCTGACGCTGAAGCTCATCCCCAAGCCGGACAAGTACTACCTGCTGGAGATCATCGACGACCCGCGCGGCTCCGTCAGCACGCAGGTGGTGCAGACGAACCCGCCGTCGGAGGGAGATCCGGTCATCCAGACGCAGAAGGTGACCAAGGAGTCCTTCAAGGTCAGCCTCCAGTTCGCCAAGCGCTACTACTTCACCACCCTGCGCGTGGGCCTCATTGAATCCACGGGCGGCGTGGGCGCGGACCTGCACCTCTTCGACGACGCGCTGACGCTGAAGATGGACGCGTTCAACTTCACGGCGGACGAGCTGCGCTACCCGCGCCTGCGCGCCATGCTGAAAGCCCAGGCGTTCGACCACCTGTACGTCATGGCGGGCATGGACGACATCCTCAACGCCAGGCAGCGCGACGCGGCCACCCGGCGCCTCATCGCCGGCCGGGACTTCTTCTTCGGCGCGGGCTTCTTCTTCACCGACGACGACCTGAAGGCCCTCATCGCCACCACGGGCGTCCCGACCTTCTAG
- a CDS encoding RluA family pseudouridine synthase: MSSDVPRVLFEDAGVMVVDKPAGVLVIPGREGGPSLRDTLEAHLGRKVFVVHRLDRDTSGALVFALDAAVHRALSQAFETGKVRKRYRALVEGRLEAPRMVDAPLVAGRKGRMRVARPEEPEAKPSRTRVRPVETFASASLVEAEPLTGRTHQIRVHLLSLGHPLLVDHQYGREAPLTEGDLGGQGSQEVLTRTPLHAARVEWPALPGLPARGVDAPLPADMQRTLELLRAAG; this comes from the coding sequence ATGAGCAGTGACGTTCCCCGCGTCCTCTTCGAGGACGCGGGCGTGATGGTGGTGGACAAGCCGGCCGGGGTGCTCGTCATCCCCGGCCGCGAGGGCGGTCCGTCCCTGCGCGACACGCTGGAAGCGCACCTGGGCCGCAAGGTCTTCGTGGTGCACCGGTTGGACAGGGACACGTCCGGCGCGCTGGTGTTCGCGCTGGACGCGGCCGTGCACCGCGCGCTGTCCCAGGCCTTCGAGACAGGCAAGGTGCGCAAGCGCTACCGCGCCCTGGTGGAGGGCCGGCTGGAGGCGCCCCGGATGGTGGACGCGCCGCTCGTCGCCGGACGCAAGGGGCGCATGCGCGTGGCGAGGCCGGAGGAGCCGGAGGCGAAGCCGTCACGCACGCGGGTGCGCCCGGTGGAGACCTTCGCGAGCGCGTCGCTGGTGGAGGCGGAGCCGCTGACGGGCCGCACGCATCAGATCCGCGTGCACCTGCTGTCCCTGGGGCATCCGCTGCTCGTGGACCACCAGTACGGCCGCGAGGCGCCGCTCACGGAGGGCGACCTGGGAGGGCAGGGGAGTCAGGAGGTGCTGACCCGGACGCCGCTGCATGCCGCCCGGGTGGAGTGGCCCGCGTTGCCCGGGCTGCCCGCGCGCGGCGTGGATGCGCCGCTGCCCGCGGACATGCAGCGCACGTTGGAGCTGCTGCGCGCGGCGGGGTGA
- a CDS encoding ABC transporter ATP-binding protein gives MIDIVDLHKTFAGNKVLTGINLTVPAGSTCVILGGSGSGKTVLMKHMIGLLKPDSGQVIIDGQDIVPMSVEGLQQVRRSFGMVFQAAALFDSMTVFENVAFPLRQHTKLSEDEIRVQVRKRLDLMGLKREVEGRFPADLSGGMRKRVGLARAVVLDPKVVLYDEPTTGLDPITTDSVDDMILTAQKELGVTSVVISHDIASAFNVANQIAFLSKGVIVEHGSPEQLRESQHPAVQVFLQTWFGKN, from the coding sequence ATGATCGACATCGTGGACCTGCACAAGACGTTCGCGGGCAACAAGGTCCTCACCGGCATCAACCTCACCGTGCCCGCGGGCAGCACCTGCGTCATCCTGGGCGGCTCCGGCTCCGGCAAGACGGTGCTGATGAAGCACATGATCGGCCTGCTCAAGCCGGACAGCGGCCAGGTCATCATCGACGGGCAGGACATCGTCCCCATGAGCGTGGAGGGGCTGCAGCAGGTCCGCCGCAGCTTCGGCATGGTGTTCCAGGCCGCCGCGCTCTTCGACTCCATGACGGTGTTCGAGAACGTCGCCTTCCCGCTGCGCCAGCACACCAAGCTGTCCGAGGACGAGATCCGCGTCCAGGTGAGGAAGCGCCTGGACCTCATGGGGCTCAAGCGCGAGGTGGAGGGCCGCTTCCCCGCGGACCTGTCCGGCGGCATGCGCAAGCGCGTGGGCCTGGCGCGCGCCGTGGTGCTGGACCCGAAGGTCGTCCTCTATGACGAGCCCACCACCGGCCTGGATCCCATCACCACGGACTCCGTGGACGACATGATCCTCACCGCGCAGAAGGAGCTGGGCGTCACCAGCGTGGTCATCAGCCACGACATCGCGTCCGCCTTCAACGTGGCCAATCAGATCGCCTTCCTGTCCAAGGGCGTCATCGTGGAGCACGGCTCGCCGGAGCAGCTGCGGGAGTCCCAGCACCCGGCCGTCCAGGTCTTCCTCCAGACCTGGTTCGGCAAGAACTAG
- a CDS encoding MlaE family ABC transporter permease, whose protein sequence is MTTETPSKPNRFTGAFTQSVEGLGKGIIDVISSIGGVVALGLDVFRWSVRRPFRLHNLFTQLDFVGVGSIFIVGLTGTFTGMVFALQTSTAFALFDAESLVGPTVALTLTRELASVFAALMVTMRAGSAMCTELGTMRVTEQVDALETMAVNPVQYLLVPRVLAGLFMVPALTMLFNTTGMSGAYVVAVFGLGISPGTFLSRTQQWMAPADVYEGLLKGAIFGLSVALICCYKGFNASGGAKGVGQATTEAMVSSALAIFILDFIVGMLMH, encoded by the coding sequence ATGACCACCGAGACCCCCAGCAAACCCAACCGGTTCACCGGCGCCTTCACCCAGTCGGTGGAGGGGCTCGGCAAGGGCATCATCGACGTCATCAGCAGCATTGGCGGCGTGGTCGCCCTGGGGCTGGACGTCTTCCGCTGGAGCGTGCGCCGCCCGTTCCGGCTGCACAACCTCTTCACCCAGCTGGACTTCGTGGGCGTGGGCTCCATCTTCATCGTGGGGCTCACAGGCACCTTCACCGGCATGGTGTTCGCCCTCCAGACGTCCACGGCGTTCGCCCTCTTCGACGCGGAGAGCCTGGTGGGCCCCACCGTGGCCCTGACGCTCACGCGAGAGCTGGCCTCCGTGTTCGCCGCGCTGATGGTCACCATGCGCGCCGGCTCCGCCATGTGCACGGAGCTGGGCACCATGCGCGTCACCGAGCAGGTGGACGCGCTGGAGACCATGGCCGTCAACCCGGTGCAGTACCTCCTGGTCCCCCGGGTGCTCGCGGGCCTGTTCATGGTCCCCGCGCTCACCATGCTCTTCAACACCACGGGCATGAGCGGCGCCTACGTGGTCGCCGTCTTCGGCCTGGGCATCTCCCCCGGCACCTTCCTGTCCCGCACCCAGCAGTGGATGGCGCCAGCGGACGTCTACGAGGGCCTGCTCAAGGGCGCCATCTTCGGCCTCTCCGTGGCCCTCATCTGTTGCTACAAGGGCTTCAACGCATCCGGCGGCGCCAAGGGCGTGGGCCAGGCGACCACGGAGGCGATGGTCTCGAGCGCGCTGGCCATCTTCATCCTCGACTTCATCGTCGGCATGTTGATGCACTGA
- a CDS encoding PfkB family carbohydrate kinase, with protein MSLLVVGSIALDSLETPFGKKEDVLGGSATYFSTSASFFSPVQLVAVIGEDFPESHLQFLRGRGIDLEGLTREAGRTFRWKGKYGWELNEAQTLDTQLNVFESFSPNLPAAYRETPYVFLGNIHPELQSRVLDQVKAPRLVAADTMNFWIQGSRPALLKTLQRVNLLFINDAEARQLSGEHNVVKAARAILAMGPSRVVIKRGEHGALLFDQDHIFACPAFPLSEVFDPTGAGDTFAGGFMGTLASSGGKVDQQVLRKAMVMGSVMASFTVEKFSLERLREVQRPEIHARFAEFKKLTHFDDLGPLGG; from the coding sequence ATGTCTCTGCTCGTCGTCGGTTCAATCGCGCTGGACTCGCTGGAAACGCCCTTCGGCAAGAAGGAGGACGTGCTGGGTGGCTCCGCCACCTACTTCTCCACCTCCGCGTCCTTCTTCAGCCCCGTGCAACTGGTGGCGGTGATTGGCGAGGACTTCCCGGAGTCGCACCTGCAGTTCCTGCGCGGGCGCGGAATCGACCTGGAGGGGCTGACCCGTGAGGCCGGCCGCACCTTCCGCTGGAAGGGCAAGTACGGCTGGGAGCTCAACGAGGCGCAGACGCTGGACACCCAGCTCAACGTCTTCGAGTCCTTCTCGCCCAACCTGCCGGCCGCCTACCGCGAGACGCCCTACGTCTTCCTGGGCAACATCCACCCGGAGCTCCAGTCGCGCGTGCTGGACCAGGTGAAGGCGCCCAGGCTGGTGGCCGCGGACACGATGAACTTCTGGATCCAGGGCAGCCGTCCCGCGCTGCTCAAGACGCTCCAGCGCGTGAACCTGCTCTTCATCAACGACGCGGAGGCGCGCCAGCTGTCCGGCGAGCACAACGTGGTGAAGGCCGCCCGCGCCATCCTGGCCATGGGCCCCTCCCGCGTGGTCATCAAGCGCGGCGAGCACGGCGCTCTCCTCTTCGACCAGGACCACATCTTCGCCTGCCCGGCCTTCCCCCTGTCGGAGGTGTTCGACCCCACCGGCGCGGGTGACACCTTCGCCGGCGGCTTCATGGGCACGCTGGCCAGCTCCGGCGGCAAGGTGGACCAGCAGGTGCTGCGCAAGGCCATGGTCATGGGCAGCGTGATGGCCTCCTTCACCGTGGAGAAGTTCAGCCTGGAGCGCCTGCGCGAGGTGCAGCGCCCGGAGATCCACGCCCGCTTCGCCGAGTTCAAGAAGCTCACCCACTTCGACGACCTGGGCCCGCTGGGCGGGTAG